The genomic stretch AAAATCGCCTTAGAAGAATTAAAAACCCAACCAACTGAAACCGACAATCCGTAATAATGGGAGGGGATCAGTTGGCCGGTTGGCTGGTTTGCCGGTTACCCGGTTATCCAGTTTGCCAGTTAAAATACAGTGATAAATGATGAATAATGTGTGACAAGTAATAGGTTTCTAGTTTATTGATTTATATACTATACGATAAACCCTATATGCTGAAATATAACTTGTAACTCGTCTTTAATTGGTGAATCGGCCAATCGGCAATCGGTCAATCTTAATCTTTATCCTTATCTTAACCGGTAAACCAGCCAACTGGGTAACCGGCTAACTAAAAAACAGGAGGTATTTCTAAAATGACAGAAATACAAGAAGAAGAAATTGATTTGCGTGAATACATCAATGTCTTACTAAAAAGAAAAGGTGTAATTATTTTAATATTTTTAATTGCGGTTATTACTGCTGCCCTGGTAAGCTATTTTTACTTAAAACCTGTCTATGAAGCAAGTACTATCTTAATGATTTCTAAACCAAAATATCAAGTAGAGCTTGAACCTAAAATACAAACTCAATTCACCCCGGAAGTCTCTTTAGCAACTTATGAAAGTTTAATAAAAGATAGAAAAATTGAAGAAGAAGTAATAAAGAAATTAAATCTGGACCAACCACCTTATGAATTTTCTCCTGACAGTCTACAGGGGATGATCACTATTGAATCATTAAAAAATACCAATCTTATAAAAATGAATTTACAAGCTGGTGAACCAAAATTAGCCAAAGACATAGCCAACGTATGGGCAGCCCTATTTATAGAAAAAAACAAAGATCTTAATTTACGGGAGAGCAAAGAAGCTCAAGGGTTTATTGAAGAACAGTTAAAAATTTCCAATCAAAATCTTTCTAAGATTGAAGAAGAAACCCGAGAATTTAATGAAACCAACAAGATTGATGCCATGGATAAAGAAGTTACTGTGAAACTCGACAAAATTATGGCGAATGAATCAAGACTGGCTGATGTAAAAATTAGTGCTGAAAGTGAAAAAGCAAAGATAGAAGAAATCAAAAGTCAAATGATTTTACAAGAAAAACTTATTTCCTCATCTAATATAGATAGACTTACTGAAGGAATGAAATTTGTCGAAGCAAAAGATTTTATTGAAAGCCAACTAAATTTATCTAGAAAAAATCTTCAAGCTAAAGAAGATGAGTTAAAAATCTTTAATCAAGAAAGTAGAATTTCTTTGTTAGAAAAAGAGATTACGAGCAAGGCAAACCAAATAATAAATTTTAACAACAGACTCATTAATCTTAAAGTATCAATAGAACAGGAAAAAGCAAAGATTG from Caldisericota bacterium encodes the following:
- a CDS encoding GNVR domain-containing protein, whose amino-acid sequence is MTEIQEEEIDLREYINVLLKRKGVIILIFLIAVITAALVSYFYLKPVYEASTILMISKPKYQVELEPKIQTQFTPEVSLATYESLIKDRKIEEEVIKKLNLDQPPYEFSPDSLQGMITIESLKNTNLIKMNLQAGEPKLAKDIANVWAALFIEKNKDLNLRESKEAQGFIEEQLKISNQNLSKIEEETREFNETNKIDAMDKEVTVKLDKIMANESRLADVKISAESEKAKIEEIKSQMILQEKLISSSNIDRLTEGMKFVEAKDFIESQLNLSRKNLQAKEDELKIFNQESRISLLEKEITSKANQIINFNNRLINLKVSIEQEKAKIGAAKAQLNEQEKTFILTKTIYDDASLSQLISEISEEEALLLKNLKLKSEELNSLYISLEGRIINSEINLETYQTEMAQIVENIGILENELDKDKKEFAIERLKLSNLEREKEVLESTYIMLANKMKEIEIATATPENQQKIARFTNPEYLSLQKQLIESTIMQKTLQAEEKQLKENIDDYWKRIENLKQELAQEKLTQSRLEREYNTAKGVYNVLSQKNEEVKIAVATESGLVKIASLAYEPKYPIKPNKKLNILIAGVLGLFVGVFVAFFLEFWQKGK